The following are encoded in a window of Alosa sapidissima isolate fAloSap1 chromosome 10, fAloSap1.pri, whole genome shotgun sequence genomic DNA:
- the zgc:136493 gene encoding glyoxylate/hydroxypyruvate reductase B — protein sequence MSLVSFSVQLVPWLVRGSRCMYSQLAMAKPCILATKLGAPGGIYQCYAPCIEKHFTIIPQEEFVQKRNSLADNIQAVFVWGGALKVDSDLLQSLPNLKVVVNGGVGVDHLDVPLINSFGVKVCNTPDVVDNATADIGMGLMLASARKILEGHNFTVSHDTEDLPESSMGTDVSGATLGIIGMGRIGYKVAKRASAFDMKLLYHNRKQRPEQEERAVGATYCAKMEDLLRSADFVMVVVNLSPQTHKLIGAKELAMMKPTATLVNISRGLVVDQDALVDALQKKAIAAAALDVTYPEPLPRGHPLLSFPNVIVLPHIGTHTRETSGVMVERMVTNALAALSGGAPPDEVKV from the exons ATGAGTCTCGTGTCTTTCAGTGTACAGTTGGTTCCTTGGCTGGTTAGAGGCTCGCGTTGCATGTATTCACAGTTG GCTATGGCGAAACCATGCATATTAGCCACCAAGTTGGGTGCACCAGGAGGAATATACCAGTGTTATGCACCTTGCATTGAGAAGCACTTCACGATAATTCCCCAAGAGGAATTTGTTCAGAAGAGAAACAGCCTCGCTGACAACATCCaagcagtgtttgtgtgggGAGGTGCTCTGAAAGTTGACAGTGATCTCTTACAATCACTGCCCAATCTCAAGGTGGTAGTGAATGGTGGAGTAGGTGTTGACCATTTGGACGTGCCACTGATCAACAGCTTTGGGGTAAAAGTTTGCAACACCCCTGACGTTGTAGACAATGCCACCGCAGATATTGGTATGGGATTGATGCTGGCATCTGCAAGAAAAATTCTGGAGG GCCATAACTTTACAGTTTCCCATGACACAGAGGATTTGCCGGAAAGTTCAATGGGCACAGATGTTAGTGGTGCCACACTGGGAATCATCGGAATGGGTCGAATTGGATATAAGGTGGCCAAAAGAGCCTCTGCATTTGATATGAAACTCCTGTATCACAATAGAAAACAG AGGCCAGAGCAAGAGGAGCGGGCAGTAGGGGCCACATACTGTGCCAAGATGGAGGACCTCCTGAGGAGTGCGGACTTTGTCATGGTGGTGGTGAATTTGTCCCCGCAGACACACAAGCTGATCGGAGCGAAAGAGTTGGCCATGATGAAGCCCACAGCCACCCTGGTCAACATCAGCCGAG GATTGGTTGTTGACCAGGATGCGCTCGTGGATGCCCTGCAGAAAAAAGCTatcgctgctgctgctcttgATGTCACATACCCAGAGCCACTACCCAG AGGCCACCCGCTTCTCTCCTTCCCCAATGTGATTGTGCTGCCTCACATTGGTACTCACACCCGGGAGACGTCGGGGGTTATGGTGGAGAGGATGGTTACAAACGCTCTAGCGGCTCTCAGTGGTGGCGCACCTCCAGATGAAGTGAAAGTGTAG
- the pard6ga gene encoding par-6 family cell polarity regulator gamma a, translating to MNRSKSQSLRSFSIVEVKSKYGAEFRRFSLDRSKPGKFEQFHKLILQLHRLANTPVLIAYADVQGDFLPINNDDNFGKAVSTAHTLLRIFVQRPEEVDQGSFCSNTVSRRKKQAAALLSDTHRRRTAVHIGLPQDFRPVSSIIDVDILPETHRRVRLYRQGSQKPLGFYIRDGTTVKVTPHGLQKVPGVFISRMVPGGLAESTGLLAINDQVLEVNGIEVAGKTLDQVTDMMIANSHNLIITVKPVNQRNNVTRSSFSMSGFTEMSVDGPGGTLYPGLPVLLANQSWTGEGLESDDDTDLVIERHMTKPPPRHSGTPSSYPRPPTPPRMRAHGRPRSPGAHRRPHSMFVTPSAHRSQPCLHVPTSPTSDLLSACLSHHLTLQQQYHSSPTVRASSASLHSSMLRTLRTEPLHSLATAQAGMEEDGTVIIL from the exons ATGAATCGGAGTAAATCGCAGTCTTTGCGCAGTTTTTCAATAGTCGAAGTGAAAAGCAAA TATGGAGCAGAGTTCCGGAGGTTTTCCCTTGATCGGTCCAAACCAGGAAAATTTGAGCAGTTTCACAAGCTTATTCTACAGCTGCACCGACTGGCCAATACCCCAGTGCTGATTGCGTATGCAGATGTCCAAGGGGACTTCCTTCCCATCAACAATGATGATAATTTCGGCAAGGCTGtgtctactgcacacacacttcttcgcATCTTTGTCCAAAGACCAG AGGAGGTAGATCAGGGGAGTTTCTGCAGCAACACTGTGTCACGGCGGAAGAAGCAAGCTGCGGCCCTGCTCTCCGATACACATCGCCGGAGAACGGCAGTCCACATAGGCCTGCCGCAGGACTTCCGTCCCGTGTCGTCCATCATTGACGTCGACATCTTACCGGAGACTCACCGTAGGGTGCGTCTCTACCGGCAGGGCTCCCAGAAACCCTTGGGCTTCTACATCAGGGACGGCACTACAGTGAAGGTGACCCCACATGGCCTACAGAAGGTCCCAGGGGTCTTTATCTCTCGCATGGTTCCAGGAGGGTTGGCAGAAAGCACAGGGCTACTGGCCATCAACGACCAGGTCCTGGAGGTGAACGGGATTGAGGTGGCTGGTAAGACCTTGGATCAGGTGACCGACATGATGATCGCCAATAGTCACAATCTTATCATCACAGTGAAACCAGTGAACCAGCGCAACAATGTCACACGCAGCAGTTTCAGCATGTCGGGCTTCACTGAGATGTCTGTCGATGGACCGGGCGGAACTCTGTATCCTGGCCTGCCGGTCCTACTGGCCAACCAAAGCTGGACCGGAGAGGGGTTAGAGAGCGACGACGACACCGACTTGGTGATCGAGAGACACATGACCAAACCGCCGCCTCGCCACTCGGGCACCCCTTCCTCTTACCCCCGCCCCCCAACGCCTCCGCGCATGCGTGCTCACGGCCGCCCGAGGTCTCCCGGTGCCCACCGCCGTCCGCATTCCATGTTCGTCACACCGTCGGCGCACCGCTCGCAGCCCTGCCTGCACGTGCCCACCAGCCCCACCAGCGACCTACTGAGCGCCTGCCTGTCCCACCACCTCACGCTCCAGCAGCAGTACCACAGTAGCCCCACCGTCCGCGCCAGCAGCGCCAGCTTGCACAGCAGCATGCTCCGCACACTACGGACCGAGCCCCTCCACAGCCTGGCCACCGCCCAGGCAGGCATGGAGGAGGACGGCACTGTGATCATTCTCTAA